The sequence GGCGTGGTACTCCTGACGGGTACCGGGCTTACGCCTCCGAAGGAGTTCGCACTGGAGCCCGGTGATGACATTACGATTTGGGCCAGGGGCCTGGGGGTGCTGCGCAACCGGGTTGAGGGTTGACCGGTGCGGCGGTCCTTTTGGTTCTTCTTGCTTGCGTGGCGCACGCCGCCTGGAACCTGGTCTGCAAGCGTTCTGGGCGCACCGTTGCATTCTTCTGGCTGGCGAACATGTTTGTACTGGTCGCGGCATCGCCTTGCCTTGCCGTTATCCCGGCTGCCCGCCGCCTACCCCCTGCCGACATCTGGCTGATCCTGCTTGTAACCGGCATCTTCCAGTCACTCTATTTCGCGTTTCTGATGGCGGCGTACCAGCTCGGCGATGTCTCGATCGTCTACCCGGTTGCCCGCCTCAGTCCGCTGTTTGTGGTTCCAGCGGCCGGAATGATCCTGCACACGTGGCCGCAACCGATCGGCTTCGTTGGTGTCGTCGCTGTATCGCTCGGCTGCCTGCTACTGGCGTCGCCGAGGGCCGGCGCGCGCAATGCGCCTCCTCAACACCGGCGTACTGTACGCGCTGCGCTTCTCATCGCCGTGGCAACTGCCATCTGGTCGGCCGGGTACACGGTGACCGACGACATCGGCATGCACCGAATGAGCCGCGTATATGGGGTCAGTCCGGCCGCTTTGCTGTACGGCTACCTGGAGTGGGTTTCAACAACGATCTTTCTGACTGCGCTTGTATGGATCCGTGAAGGTCTACCGTCCATGAGGGCCACATGGAAGTCATCCGGGCGGGCGGCGTGGCAGGTAGCCCTGCTGCAGTTTGGAGGTTACGTGCTTGTCCTGTGGGCATACGCAGCCTCGCAGCAGGTGGCCTACGTGGCCGCAATGAGGCAGTTTTCGGTTATAATGGGCGTTGTGGGTGGCATGGTGTTTTTGGGTGAGCCGCGGCGGCCGGTCCGATTGGCCGCCGCCGCCGTAATCACCGCCGGGCTCACAGTTATCGTCACGGCGCGGTAAATAGCCGGACCAGAAGGAGTTGGCACGAAAATGCGAACGCTATTCGGTGTGATGGCGCTTGGACTTGTTGGCTCGCTGTCGATCGCCGCTTCGGCCACTGCCCCGGCCAAGGCGAAAGATGTGCTGAAGAGCGCCTACAAGGAAGCATCTTCCGACCACAAGAACGTTCTCGTCATCTTCCATGCGTCATGGTGCGTCTGGTGCCACAGGCTGGAGGATGCACTGAAGGATCCTGCCTTTGGCGATCCAATTCGCCAGAACTTTGTGATAGCTACCATTGATGTGCTGGAGCAGCC is a genomic window of Armatimonadota bacterium containing:
- a CDS encoding EamA family transporter, translated to MVLLACVAHAAWNLVCKRSGRTVAFFWLANMFVLVAASPCLAVIPAARRLPPADIWLILLVTGIFQSLYFAFLMAAYQLGDVSIVYPVARLSPLFVVPAAGMILHTWPQPIGFVGVVAVSLGCLLLASPRAGARNAPPQHRRTVRAALLIAVATAIWSAGYTVTDDIGMHRMSRVYGVSPAALLYGYLEWVSTTIFLTALVWIREGLPSMRATWKSSGRAAWQVALLQFGGYVLVLWAYAASQQVAYVAAMRQFSVIMGVVGGMVFLGEPRRPVRLAAAAVITAGLTVIVTAR